A region from the Catellatospora sp. TT07R-123 genome encodes:
- a CDS encoding HAD family phosphatase gives MGRSAAFFDLDKTVIATSSALAFGRPFYRDGLITKRDVVKTAYAQFMFKRGGADDQSMVRTRDYMAELCRGWKVDQVRQIVGETLHELIDPYIYAEAAILIEEHQAAGRDIILVSASGEEMVAPIGAQLGISDVIATRMKIADGRYTGEIDFYAAGPAKVEAVRRIADERGYDLSECYAYSDSVSDIPLLAAVGHPSAVNPDKALRREANERRWPVLEFRHPVPLAKRLRSRPAVPMAAAALGLGVGVAIGIAWYGRRRRARAAAAAAG, from the coding sequence GTGGGCCGCAGCGCCGCGTTTTTTGACCTGGACAAGACCGTCATCGCGACTTCGAGCGCGCTGGCGTTCGGCAGGCCGTTCTACCGGGACGGTCTGATCACTAAGCGTGACGTCGTCAAGACGGCGTACGCGCAGTTCATGTTCAAGCGCGGCGGCGCCGACGACCAGTCGATGGTCCGCACCCGCGACTACATGGCCGAGCTGTGCCGCGGCTGGAAGGTCGACCAGGTGCGCCAGATCGTCGGCGAGACCCTGCACGAGCTGATCGATCCGTACATCTACGCCGAGGCGGCCATCCTGATCGAGGAACACCAGGCGGCAGGCCGCGACATCATCCTGGTGTCGGCCTCCGGCGAGGAGATGGTGGCGCCCATCGGCGCCCAGCTCGGCATCTCCGACGTCATCGCCACGCGGATGAAGATCGCCGACGGCCGCTACACCGGCGAGATCGACTTCTACGCCGCCGGCCCGGCCAAGGTCGAGGCGGTGCGCCGCATCGCGGACGAGCGCGGCTACGACCTCTCCGAATGCTACGCGTACTCCGACTCGGTCTCCGACATTCCGCTGCTCGCGGCGGTCGGCCACCCCAGCGCCGTCAACCCCGACAAGGCGCTGCGCCGCGAGGCCAACGAACGGCGCTGGCCCGTGCTGGAGTTCCGGCACCCCGTGCCGCTGGCCAAACGCCTGCGCAGCAGGCCCGCCGTGCCCATGGCCGCGGCCGCGCTGGGGCTCGGCGTCGGCGTCGCGATCGGCATCGCCTGGTACGGCCGCCGCCGTCGCGCCCGCGCCGCAGCAGCAGCCGCGGGCTGA
- a CDS encoding oxidoreductase: MTMDPLAPLLNLADVESAVNGARAAVDGAYRHRALRRQGGAVAAEISLRCAVASAALEGHRYDLSAVRGGTVLDAVLQGSLRVAEALPTLHERWHKSPRQVLARLHLLAGTGVLPEHDLGKPLPEAAARLDTLLELVAAEAGDPLIRAAVVHGELLALKAFPGVNGVVARAAARLTLVGSGFDPRGVIPVETAHLDREPEYIGAANAFATGTPDGLRSWLRHYTTAVTQACTDFPTLADPLL, translated from the coding sequence ATGACTATGGACCCCCTGGCGCCGCTGCTGAACCTGGCCGACGTCGAATCTGCGGTGAACGGTGCCCGCGCTGCGGTGGATGGCGCGTACCGGCACCGCGCGCTGCGGCGGCAGGGCGGGGCGGTCGCCGCCGAGATCAGCCTGCGGTGCGCGGTCGCCAGCGCCGCGCTGGAGGGCCACCGGTACGACCTCAGCGCCGTACGCGGCGGCACCGTCCTGGACGCGGTCCTCCAGGGTTCGCTACGCGTCGCCGAAGCACTGCCCACCCTGCACGAACGCTGGCACAAGTCGCCCCGCCAGGTGCTCGCCCGCCTCCACCTGCTCGCGGGCACCGGCGTGCTCCCCGAGCACGACCTGGGCAAACCCCTGCCCGAGGCCGCCGCCCGCCTGGACACCCTGCTCGAACTGGTGGCAGCAGAGGCAGGCGACCCGCTCATCCGTGCCGCGGTGGTTCACGGCGAACTCCTGGCGCTGAAAGCCTTCCCCGGCGTCAACGGCGTCGTGGCACGGGCCGCCGCCCGCCTCACGCTGGTCGGCAGCGGCTTCGACCCGCGCGGCGTGATCCCCGTGGAGACGGCGCACCTGGACCGCGAGCCCGAGTACATCGGCGCCGCGAACGCATTCGCCACCGGCACCCCCGACGGCCTGCGCTCCTGGCTCCGCCACTACACCACCGCCGTAACCCAGGCCTGCACCGACTTCCCCACCCTCGCCGACCCCCTCCTCTAA
- the acs gene encoding acetate--CoA ligase, translating into MSETLENLLHESRRFDPPAELAAQANVTAEAYAEADADRLAFWETQARRLDWAQPWDQVLDWSNPPFAKWFVGGKLNIAYNCLDRHLANGLGDRVAIHWEGEPGDTRTITYAELHAEVCRAANALTSLGVNAGDRVAIYMPMIPEAAVAMLACARVGATHSVVFGGFSKDALAGRIQDASAKVVITADGGYRRGAPSALKPTVDESVAECPTVEKVLVVRRTGQDVAWDDSRDLWWHDVVGTASAEHEPQAFDAEHPLFILYTSGTTARPKGILHTTGGYLTQASYTHSAVFDLKPETDVYWCTADIGWVTGHSYIVYGPLSNGATQVMYEGTPDTPHRGRFWEIVEKYRVTILYTAPTAIRTFAKWGDDIPAQFDLSSLRLLGSVGEPINPEAWMWYREHIGGNRCPIVDTWWQTETGAIMISPLPGVTSCKPGSAMGPLPGIKAEVVADDGSIVGNGGGGYLALTGPWPSMLRTIWGDDKRFIETYWSRFAEQGFYFAGDGAKRDEDGAIWLLGRVDDVMLVSGHNISTTEVESALVAHPAVAEAAVVGATDPTTGQAIVAFVILRGGAEAEVAELREHVSKTLGPICKPRQIMLVTELPKTRSGKIMRRLLRDVAEKRSLGDVTTLQDSAVMNLIAAGMNSGSSNED; encoded by the coding sequence GTGAGCGAGACCCTGGAGAACCTGCTGCATGAGTCGCGGCGGTTCGACCCGCCGGCGGAACTCGCGGCGCAGGCCAACGTCACCGCTGAGGCGTACGCGGAGGCCGACGCCGACCGCCTCGCCTTCTGGGAGACCCAGGCCCGCCGCCTCGACTGGGCTCAGCCGTGGGACCAGGTGCTGGACTGGTCGAACCCGCCGTTCGCGAAGTGGTTCGTCGGCGGCAAGCTCAACATCGCGTACAACTGCCTGGACCGGCACCTGGCCAACGGCCTGGGCGACCGCGTCGCCATCCACTGGGAGGGCGAGCCGGGCGACACCCGCACCATCACGTACGCCGAGCTGCACGCCGAGGTGTGCCGGGCCGCCAACGCGCTGACCTCGCTGGGCGTGAACGCGGGCGACCGCGTCGCGATCTACATGCCGATGATCCCCGAGGCGGCCGTGGCCATGCTGGCCTGCGCCCGCGTCGGCGCCACCCACTCGGTGGTGTTCGGCGGCTTCAGCAAGGACGCGCTGGCCGGACGCATCCAGGACGCGAGCGCGAAGGTAGTCATCACCGCCGACGGCGGCTACCGCCGCGGCGCGCCGAGCGCGCTCAAGCCGACCGTCGACGAGTCCGTGGCCGAGTGCCCGACCGTCGAGAAGGTGCTGGTCGTGCGGCGCACCGGGCAGGACGTGGCGTGGGACGACAGCCGCGACCTGTGGTGGCACGACGTGGTGGGCACCGCGTCGGCCGAGCACGAGCCGCAGGCCTTCGACGCCGAGCACCCGCTGTTCATCCTGTACACGTCGGGCACCACCGCGCGGCCCAAGGGCATCCTGCACACCACCGGCGGCTACCTGACGCAGGCGTCGTACACCCACTCCGCGGTCTTCGACCTCAAGCCGGAGACCGACGTCTACTGGTGCACCGCTGACATCGGCTGGGTCACCGGCCACAGCTACATCGTGTACGGCCCGCTGTCCAACGGCGCCACCCAGGTGATGTACGAGGGCACCCCCGACACCCCGCACCGCGGCCGGTTCTGGGAGATCGTCGAGAAGTACCGCGTCACGATCCTCTACACCGCGCCGACCGCGATCCGCACGTTCGCCAAGTGGGGCGACGACATCCCGGCCCAGTTCGACCTGAGCTCGCTGCGCCTGCTCGGCTCGGTCGGCGAGCCGATCAACCCCGAGGCCTGGATGTGGTACCGCGAGCACATCGGCGGCAACCGGTGCCCGATCGTGGACACCTGGTGGCAGACCGAGACCGGCGCCATCATGATCTCGCCGCTGCCCGGCGTGACCAGCTGCAAGCCCGGTTCGGCGATGGGCCCGCTGCCCGGCATCAAGGCCGAGGTCGTGGCCGACGACGGCTCGATCGTGGGCAACGGCGGCGGCGGCTACCTGGCGCTGACCGGCCCGTGGCCGTCGATGCTGCGCACCATCTGGGGTGACGACAAGCGGTTCATCGAGACGTACTGGTCGCGCTTCGCCGAGCAGGGCTTCTACTTCGCCGGCGACGGCGCCAAGCGCGACGAGGACGGCGCGATCTGGCTGCTGGGCCGGGTCGACGACGTGATGCTCGTGTCGGGCCACAACATCTCCACCACCGAGGTGGAGTCGGCGCTGGTCGCGCACCCGGCGGTGGCCGAGGCCGCGGTCGTCGGCGCCACCGACCCGACCACCGGCCAGGCCATCGTGGCGTTCGTGATCCTGCGCGGCGGTGCCGAGGCCGAGGTGGCGGAGCTGCGCGAGCACGTCTCCAAGACGCTCGGCCCGATCTGCAAGCCGCGCCAGATCATGCTGGTCACCGAGCTGCCCAAGACCCGGTCCGGCAAGATCATGCGGCGCCTGCTGCGCGACGTGGCGGAGAAGCGGTCGCTGGGCGACGTCACCACGCTGCAGGACTCGGCGGTCATGAACCTCATCGCCGCCGGAATGAACTCCGGTTCCTCGAACGAGGACTGA
- a CDS encoding phospholipase A2 — translation MRFKWNTEYNRGQIDNKFRSDMGIICDGKIIGLRTHCRSWALTYYTAVRNGGASHFR, via the coding sequence GTGCGGTTCAAGTGGAACACCGAGTACAACCGGGGCCAGATCGACAACAAGTTCCGGTCGGACATGGGCATCATCTGCGATGGAAAGATCATCGGGCTCCGGACGCACTGCCGCAGCTGGGCGCTGACGTACTACACGGCCGTCCGCAACGGCGGAGCAAGCCACTTCCGTTGA
- a CDS encoding LuxR C-terminal-related transcriptional regulator → MTSQSIPAGAAVPLLTRWGLTPDADLVFRTLATCGPDTAAGLARSLGMSRRRVDDALEDLYGAESVAPAGRRTGPREEAVWRAGSTDSVVQRLRRRQHRAAVQPQVRCSVPRADAVGLSPDIRHLTSRDKARKRLVVLFSHARHEVLTLNPEQAFEVASMRGGATAGRHLGERGVPTRIIGVQAADPHRLVPYGGLSSRPWASYRVRSDVPMKLIVIDRRVALFPVDPHNYERGYLEVAQTALVASLVETFERCWSAAQSPQEVPMPVFPLTPREEALVSLLVQGLTDAGAAQQLQISERTVSNLLRNLMDRLGVENRFQLGVALGSLRVAQYPIGRTDLSASRSHEDHERERT, encoded by the coding sequence ATGACGTCGCAGAGCATCCCCGCGGGGGCCGCGGTGCCGCTGCTGACCAGGTGGGGGCTGACCCCGGACGCGGACCTGGTGTTCCGCACCCTGGCCACCTGCGGCCCAGACACCGCAGCAGGCCTCGCCCGGTCACTGGGCATGTCTCGCAGACGCGTCGACGACGCGCTGGAGGACCTGTACGGCGCCGAGTCCGTCGCACCGGCGGGGCGGCGGACTGGGCCGCGCGAGGAGGCGGTGTGGCGCGCCGGATCGACTGACAGCGTCGTCCAGCGGTTGCGCCGCCGCCAGCACCGAGCCGCAGTCCAGCCACAGGTGCGCTGCTCGGTCCCGCGAGCCGACGCGGTCGGTCTGAGCCCCGACATCCGACACCTCACCAGCCGAGACAAGGCCCGCAAGCGGCTGGTGGTCCTGTTCTCGCACGCGCGGCATGAGGTGCTCACCCTCAACCCGGAACAGGCGTTCGAGGTCGCGTCCATGCGGGGCGGGGCAACGGCTGGCCGGCATCTCGGCGAACGCGGTGTGCCGACCCGGATCATCGGCGTTCAGGCTGCGGACCCTCACCGGCTGGTTCCTTACGGCGGCCTGTCGTCCAGACCGTGGGCGAGCTACCGGGTGCGGTCGGACGTGCCTATGAAACTGATCGTCATCGACCGCCGCGTCGCGCTGTTCCCGGTCGACCCGCACAACTACGAACGGGGCTACCTCGAAGTCGCCCAGACCGCGTTGGTCGCATCGCTGGTGGAGACGTTCGAACGATGCTGGTCCGCTGCTCAGTCTCCCCAGGAGGTTCCCATGCCCGTGTTCCCGCTCACGCCGCGGGAGGAGGCGCTCGTCAGCCTGCTGGTGCAGGGGCTGACCGACGCCGGTGCGGCACAGCAGTTGCAGATCAGCGAGCGGACCGTCTCCAATCTGCTGCGCAACCTCATGGACCGGCTCGGCGTGGAGAACCGGTTCCAACTCGGCGTCGCACTCGGCTCGTTGCGCGTTGCGCAGTATCCGATCGGCCGTACCGACCTCTCCGCGAGCCGGTCCCATGAAGATCACGAAAGAGAGCGAACCTGA
- a CDS encoding immune inhibitor A domain-containing protein — protein MVAASLTGAPADGAPKPVNPQEPSYAHQADNLPNPLAESKTDLTEQAIAAVISGKAKAIERNGSQVVRVGGNRWAELKKKADKVDPIFVVLSQFSDTTHPVIGGTPGPQKNEIPEPDRTQDNSTNWKSDFNQAHFDQVYNGSTESVADFYYQQSGAKYTTKASVSDWVQVPYNEARYGSNNFSQTSTYWPFIRDTANAWYNAQIAAGKTPAEVADYLKQFDVYDRYDADGDGNFNEPDGYIDHFQAVHAGEGEEAGGGAQGADAIWSHRWYAYSNGAGSTGPTGALLGGTQIGTTGIWIGDYTIQPENGGLGVFAHEFGHDLGLPDLYDTAGGDNSTAFWTLMSGGSWMSHSTTEIGTSPVYMGPYEKLFLGWLDYTTVENGKTKMVSLGSAATPKGLPQAVLVPLPQQTLTTNWNTPFSGSYEWWGGSADDLNNTLERTIDLTGATSASLSTKVMYDIEEGFDYLYGEVSTNGGASWTNVGGRTDGSVDVTEGLDGSSAGAWVGRSYDLSAYLGQTVKFRFRYQTDGGVHYSGPFLDNITLTTDGVGAFSDDVEAGVGAWTAGGFTRFTGTSTRTADHFYLAEYRSYTGYDKNLKTGPYNFVGGSKPDWVEKFPYQDGLLVWYVNYAYGDNNTSADDQAGHGLALPIDARPAPLTFSDGSLLGNRRQPFDATFGLQSTDAVTLHRGDMTLNIPSRPGIPTFDDSDPNRYWSAANPWNSAKVAGDGVKITMWLEIPGSLPVVLLQVKN, from the coding sequence TTGGTCGCTGCCAGTCTGACGGGTGCCCCCGCAGACGGCGCGCCGAAGCCGGTCAATCCGCAGGAACCGTCGTACGCACATCAGGCCGACAACCTGCCGAACCCGCTGGCCGAGTCGAAGACCGACCTGACCGAGCAGGCCATCGCCGCGGTCATCTCGGGCAAGGCGAAGGCTATCGAGCGCAACGGTTCCCAGGTCGTTCGCGTGGGTGGCAACCGCTGGGCCGAGCTCAAGAAGAAGGCCGACAAGGTCGACCCCATCTTCGTGGTGCTCTCGCAGTTCAGCGACACGACTCACCCCGTGATCGGCGGCACCCCTGGTCCGCAGAAGAACGAGATCCCGGAGCCGGACCGCACGCAGGACAACTCGACGAACTGGAAGTCGGACTTCAACCAGGCTCACTTCGACCAGGTCTACAACGGGTCGACGGAGTCCGTGGCTGACTTCTACTACCAGCAGTCGGGTGCCAAGTACACCACCAAGGCCTCAGTGTCCGACTGGGTGCAGGTGCCGTACAACGAGGCTCGTTACGGCAGCAACAACTTCAGCCAGACGAGCACCTACTGGCCGTTCATCCGGGACACGGCGAACGCGTGGTACAACGCGCAGATCGCGGCGGGTAAGACCCCGGCCGAGGTCGCGGACTACCTCAAGCAGTTCGACGTGTACGACCGGTACGACGCGGACGGTGACGGCAACTTCAACGAGCCGGACGGCTACATCGACCACTTCCAGGCTGTGCACGCTGGAGAGGGCGAGGAGGCCGGTGGCGGCGCCCAGGGCGCCGACGCCATCTGGTCGCACCGCTGGTACGCGTACTCCAACGGCGCCGGCTCGACCGGTCCGACGGGGGCGCTGCTGGGCGGCACCCAGATCGGCACCACGGGCATCTGGATCGGTGACTACACCATCCAGCCCGAGAACGGTGGTCTCGGCGTGTTCGCGCACGAGTTCGGCCACGACCTCGGTCTGCCGGACCTGTACGACACCGCCGGTGGCGACAACAGCACCGCGTTCTGGACGCTGATGTCGGGCGGTTCCTGGATGAGCCACAGCACCACGGAGATCGGCACCTCGCCGGTCTACATGGGGCCGTACGAGAAGCTCTTCCTGGGCTGGCTGGACTACACCACGGTCGAGAACGGCAAGACCAAGATGGTCTCGCTGGGCTCGGCGGCGACCCCGAAGGGCCTGCCGCAGGCGGTTCTCGTGCCGCTGCCGCAGCAGACCCTGACCACCAACTGGAACACGCCGTTCTCCGGCTCGTACGAGTGGTGGGGCGGGTCGGCTGACGACCTGAACAACACCCTCGAGCGGACCATCGACCTGACCGGCGCCACCTCGGCGTCGCTCAGCACCAAGGTGATGTACGACATCGAAGAGGGTTTCGACTACCTCTACGGTGAGGTCAGCACCAACGGCGGGGCCAGCTGGACGAACGTCGGCGGCCGCACCGACGGCAGCGTGGATGTCACCGAGGGCCTGGACGGCAGCTCGGCTGGGGCGTGGGTGGGGCGTTCGTACGACCTGTCCGCGTACCTCGGCCAGACCGTCAAGTTCCGGTTCCGCTACCAGACCGACGGCGGCGTGCACTACTCGGGTCCGTTCCTGGACAACATCACCCTCACCACCGATGGCGTCGGCGCTTTCTCCGACGACGTCGAGGCTGGCGTGGGCGCCTGGACCGCCGGCGGGTTCACCCGCTTCACCGGTACCAGCACCCGCACCGCGGACCACTTCTACCTCGCGGAGTACCGGTCCTACACCGGCTACGACAAGAACCTGAAGACCGGTCCGTACAACTTCGTCGGCGGCTCGAAGCCGGACTGGGTGGAGAAGTTCCCGTACCAGGACGGCCTGCTGGTGTGGTACGTGAACTACGCGTACGGCGACAACAACACCTCGGCGGACGACCAGGCCGGTCACGGTCTGGCGCTGCCGATCGACGCCCGCCCGGCGCCGCTGACGTTCTCGGACGGCAGCCTGCTGGGCAACCGGCGCCAGCCGTTCGACGCGACCTTCGGTCTGCAGAGCACTGACGCCGTCACGCTCCACCGCGGCGACATGACGCTCAACATTCCGTCGCGGCCCGGCATCCCGACGTTCGACGACTCGGACCCGAACCGTTACTGGTCGGCTGCGAACCCGTGGAACTCGGCCAAGGTCGCCGGTGACGGCGTGAAGATCACGATGTGGCTCGAGATCCCCGGCTCGCTGCCGGTGGTCCTGCTCCAGGTCAAGAACTGA
- a CDS encoding C45 family peptidase — protein sequence MTTPLRVVDVSGTPEQMGEAYGAAATDLIQANVATYLARFSRSAGLDRQTVLTRGAAFRDTTRALAPRLARMLDATAGAAGLAPELIYAVNARSELLYGDPSCGAPGGAGAELGECTSIGVLDSRTADGHTVLAQNWDWHPDHRDGNLLLVTRDERGHVVAALTEAGMLAKAGLNGAGLGVCVNLLGCDRDGRPGGLPYHVLLRSVLEADSLSWATRNAVRAPRSASINLLIGQAHPSGGEIIDLELAPGEAGWLHPVDGLLTHANHFETPLPVYDTVKDWGGSSLFRSARARRQLAAAGDRLRPEDILGVLRDHHSYPVSLCRHVDPRDEEADRSETIWTVFLDLDARSMQLIPGPPCIGREGMRFTIQ from the coding sequence ATGACCACCCCCCTGCGTGTCGTCGACGTGAGCGGCACCCCCGAGCAGATGGGCGAGGCGTACGGCGCCGCCGCCACCGACCTGATCCAGGCCAACGTCGCCACCTACCTGGCCCGCTTCTCCCGGTCCGCCGGGCTGGACCGGCAGACCGTGCTGACCCGGGGCGCCGCCTTCCGCGACACCACCCGGGCGCTGGCCCCCCGGCTGGCGCGGATGCTCGACGCGACCGCCGGCGCGGCCGGGCTGGCGCCGGAGCTGATCTACGCCGTCAACGCCCGGTCGGAGCTGCTCTACGGCGACCCGTCCTGCGGCGCGCCCGGCGGCGCGGGGGCGGAGCTCGGCGAGTGCACCAGCATCGGGGTGCTGGACTCGCGCACCGCCGACGGCCACACGGTGCTGGCGCAGAACTGGGACTGGCACCCGGACCACCGCGACGGCAACCTGCTGCTGGTCACCCGCGACGAGCGGGGGCACGTGGTGGCCGCGCTGACCGAGGCGGGCATGCTGGCCAAGGCCGGCCTCAACGGCGCGGGTCTGGGGGTCTGCGTCAACCTGCTGGGATGCGACCGCGACGGGCGGCCCGGTGGATTGCCGTACCACGTGCTGCTGCGCTCGGTGCTGGAGGCCGACTCGCTGTCCTGGGCCACCCGCAACGCGGTGCGCGCACCACGCTCGGCATCCATCAATCTCCTCATCGGACAGGCCCATCCGTCCGGCGGTGAAATCATCGACCTGGAGCTGGCTCCGGGCGAGGCGGGCTGGCTCCATCCGGTCGACGGCCTGCTCACGCACGCCAACCACTTCGAGACGCCGCTGCCGGTGTACGACACCGTCAAGGACTGGGGCGGTTCGTCGCTGTTCCGCTCGGCGCGGGCGCGGCGGCAGCTGGCGGCTGCGGGGGATCGGCTGCGGCCCGAGGACATCCTCGGCGTACTGCGCGACCACCACAGCTACCCGGTGTCACTTTGCCGCCATGTCGATCCGCGCGACGAAGAGGCCGATCGCTCTGAGACGATTTGGACTGTTTTCCTCGACCTAGATGCCCGATCTATGCAGCTGATTCCCGGGCCGCCCTGTATCGGTCGGGAAGGTATGAGATTCACCATCCAATAG
- the nhaA gene encoding Na+/H+ antiporter NhaA produces the protein MNDSRTRPQPSPRMKRMKRRRAQAARSAAAEVVRFLRTEQIGGLVLLGATALALIVANSPLAGAYQRLSDYTFGPQALHLNLSVAAWAQDGLLTVFFVVAGLELKRELVVGELRSPRQAALPIAGAIGGMIIPALTCFLIAYGAPGGTSAWAVPVATDIAFALAVLAICARDLPPGLRVFLLSLAIVDDLGAILLIAIVFTAHLAFLPLLGAAAALAAYGLLQQFRIRGWWLYLPLAVAAWALVHASGVHATIAGVAIGLLTRVKPDEGEHEAPAAQLEHTLQPISAGVCVPLFAFFSAGIAVSVGTLAALFTDRAALGVLIGLVVGKTVGVLGGAAVAVRSRLAQLPEGLTWRDLLAVAVVTGCGFTVSLLIAELAFPAGEQQILIKEAVLLGSLIASLLAAALLRRQVRVRAR, from the coding sequence ATGAATGACAGCCGGACCCGGCCGCAGCCGAGCCCGCGGATGAAGCGGATGAAGCGGCGCCGGGCCCAGGCGGCCCGCTCCGCCGCCGCGGAAGTGGTGCGGTTCCTGCGCACCGAGCAGATCGGCGGCCTGGTGCTGCTGGGCGCGACCGCGCTGGCGCTGATCGTCGCGAACTCGCCCCTGGCCGGGGCGTACCAGCGGCTCAGCGACTACACGTTCGGGCCGCAGGCGCTGCACCTGAACCTGTCGGTCGCCGCGTGGGCGCAGGACGGCCTGCTCACCGTGTTCTTCGTCGTCGCCGGGCTGGAGCTCAAACGCGAGCTGGTCGTCGGCGAGCTGCGCAGCCCGCGCCAGGCGGCGCTGCCCATCGCCGGGGCGATCGGCGGCATGATCATTCCGGCGCTCACCTGCTTTCTCATCGCGTACGGCGCCCCCGGCGGCACGAGCGCCTGGGCCGTGCCGGTCGCCACCGACATCGCGTTCGCGCTGGCCGTACTCGCCATCTGCGCCCGCGACCTGCCACCCGGCCTGCGCGTCTTCCTGCTGTCCCTGGCCATCGTGGACGATCTGGGCGCGATCCTGCTGATCGCGATCGTGTTCACCGCGCACCTGGCCTTCCTGCCCCTGCTCGGCGCCGCCGCCGCCCTGGCCGCCTACGGCCTGCTCCAGCAGTTCCGCATCCGCGGCTGGTGGCTGTACCTGCCGCTCGCGGTCGCGGCCTGGGCCCTGGTGCACGCCTCGGGCGTGCACGCCACCATCGCGGGCGTCGCGATCGGCCTGCTCACCCGGGTCAAACCCGACGAGGGCGAGCACGAGGCCCCGGCCGCGCAGCTGGAGCACACGCTCCAGCCGATCTCCGCGGGCGTGTGCGTGCCGCTGTTCGCGTTCTTCTCGGCGGGTATCGCCGTGAGCGTGGGCACGCTGGCGGCGCTGTTCACCGACCGCGCCGCGCTCGGCGTGCTGATCGGCCTGGTCGTCGGCAAGACCGTCGGGGTGCTCGGCGGTGCGGCCGTCGCGGTCCGGTCGCGCCTGGCCCAGCTGCCCGAGGGGTTGACCTGGCGCGACCTGCTCGCGGTCGCGGTGGTCACCGGGTGCGGGTTCACGGTGAGCCTGCTCATCGCCGAGCTCGCCTTCCCGGCGGGCGAGCAGCAGATCCTGATCAAGGAGGCGGTGCTGCTGGGGTCCTTGATCGCCTCGCTGCTGGCCGCCGCCCTGCTGCGCAGACAGGTCCGAGTACGGGCACGCTAG
- a CDS encoding alpha/beta fold hydrolase, translated as MSHRGGNAPVDEACVLTEGPWTHRFVSANGSRFHVAELGTGPLVVLLHGFPEFWWAWHEQLPLLADAGFRAVAVDLRGYGATDKPPRGYDGFTLAGDVVGLIRALGERSATVVGAGAGGLIAWSAAALHPKLVNRLVVLGSAHPLRLRSALVADAAQRRAGRALLRFQLPRYEHVLTRDGAELAGDLMRSWTGPAFRTTAAYAEYEARCREALRIPQAAFCAMEAYRWAFRSTLRLHGYRFIRAVRQPIITPTLQLQGALDPITLTATAQGSGRYVLADYEWHLIEDAGHFLHVERPDLVAGEIIRWAK; from the coding sequence ATGAGTCACCGCGGCGGGAACGCCCCGGTGGACGAGGCGTGCGTGCTGACCGAGGGTCCGTGGACGCACCGCTTCGTCAGCGCCAACGGCAGCCGGTTCCACGTCGCCGAACTCGGCACCGGGCCGCTGGTGGTGCTGCTGCACGGCTTCCCCGAGTTCTGGTGGGCCTGGCACGAGCAGCTGCCGCTGCTGGCCGACGCGGGCTTCCGGGCGGTCGCCGTCGACCTGCGCGGCTACGGCGCCACCGACAAGCCACCACGGGGGTACGACGGCTTCACGCTCGCCGGCGACGTGGTCGGCCTGATCCGGGCCCTGGGCGAGCGCAGCGCCACCGTCGTCGGGGCCGGCGCGGGCGGGCTGATCGCGTGGTCGGCGGCGGCGCTGCACCCGAAGCTCGTCAACCGGCTGGTGGTGCTCGGCTCGGCGCACCCGCTGCGGCTGCGCTCGGCGCTGGTCGCCGACGCCGCGCAGCGCCGCGCGGGGCGTGCCCTGCTGCGCTTCCAGCTGCCCCGCTACGAGCACGTCCTCACCCGGGACGGCGCCGAGCTGGCGGGCGACCTGATGCGCTCGTGGACCGGCCCGGCCTTCCGCACCACCGCGGCGTACGCGGAGTACGAGGCGCGCTGCCGCGAGGCCCTGCGCATCCCGCAGGCCGCCTTCTGCGCGATGGAGGCGTACCGGTGGGCGTTCCGGTCGACGCTGCGGCTGCACGGCTACCGGTTCATCCGGGCGGTGCGCCAGCCGATCATCACCCCGACGCTGCAACTCCAGGGCGCGCTGGACCCGATCACGCTCACCGCCACGGCGCAGGGCTCCGGCCGGTATGTCCTGGCCGACTACGAGTGGCACCTGATCGAGGACGCGGGCCACTTCCTGCACGTGGAGCGCCCCGACCTCGTCGCCGGAGAGATCATCCGCTGGGCGAAGTAG